The Streptomyces pratensis genomic interval CGACTCCAGTTCGTAGTTGCGGTCGAAATGGTCCTCCAGCGGACGCTTGTTACGGCCGGTGATCATCAGGACGTCGGACAGACCGGCTGCGGCGGCCTCCTCCACGACGTACTGGATCGCCGGCTTGTCCACGACCGGGAGCATTTCCTTCGGCGTGGCCTTGGTGGCCGGCAGGAAACGTGTCCCGAGACCTGCGGCGGGGATGACGGCTTTCTTGATCATGTGTGCCCGATGCTCGCTTTCCTGGGCAACGAGAGGGCCCCGGCGCCGGGCGCCGGGGCCTCCTGTACGGAACGGACGGCTCAGCCGCCGATGACGACGCGGCGGACGCCGGCCCAGTTGGCCGGGTCGGTCGTCCGGCGCCCGTCGACCAGGACGCGGACGTCCGGCAGGTCGGCTGCGGCCAGCTCGCGGTACTCGGCGTGGTCGGCCTGGAGGACGGCGGCGGTGACGGTCTGGCCCTCGTGGGGCACGAGGCCGTGCGCGGTCAGCTCCTCGGCCGTGTACATCGGGTCCGAGACGAACGGCACCGCGCCGCGTGCCTTCAGTGCCTCGACGACACCGAAGACGCCGGAGAAGGCGGTCTCCTTGACTCCGCCGCGGTAGGCGGCACCCAGCACCAGGACCCCGACGCCGTCCAGGTCGCCGTAGGCGGCGGCCAGCAGGTCGACGGAGTACTCGGGCATCGCGGCGTTGGCCTCACGGGCCGAGCGCACGACGGTGGCCTCCGGGTCGTTCCACAGGTACATCCGGGGGTAGATCGGGATGCAGTGGCCGCCGACGGCGATGCCCGGCTGGTGGATGTGGCTGTAGGGCTGGCTGTTGCAGGCCTCGATGACCTTCTTGACGTCGATGTCGTTCTTGTCGGCGAACCGGGCGAACTGGTTGGCCAGACCGATGTTGACGTCGCGGTACGTGGTCTCGGCAAGCTTGGCGAGCTCGGAGGCCTCCGCCGTGCCGAGGTCCCAGACGCCGTTCGGGCGCGGCAGGTCCTCGCGGTCGTCGAAGTCGAGCACGGCCTCGTAGAACTCCACACCGCGCTGCGAGGACGCCTCGTCGATGCCGCCGACGAGCTTGGGATAGCGGCGCAGGTCCGCGAAGACGCGGCCGGTGAGCACGCGCTCCGGGGAGAAGACGAGGTGGAAGTCGCGGCCCGGGGTGAGGCCGGATCCCTCGGCGAGCATCGGCGCCCACCGGGTACGCGTGGTGCCCACCGGCAGGGTGGTCTCGTAGCTGACGAGGGTGCCCGGCTTCAGGCCCGCGGCGATCGCCTTCGTCGCCGAGTCCATCCAGCCGAAGTCCGGGGTTCCCTCGGCGTCCACGAAGAGCGGGACGACGACCACGACGGCGTCCGACGCGGCGACCGCGGCGGTGGTGTCCGAGGTCGCGGACAGCAGGCCCGCGCCCACGGTCTCCTTGAGCTTGGCATCCAGGTCGTGCTCGCCGGGGAACGGCTCGGTGGCCGCGTTGACCAGCTCGACGACCTTCTCGTTGACGTCCGCGCCGATGACCTTGTGGCCCTTGGCGGCGAACTGCACGGCGAGCGGGAGGCCGATCTTGCCGAGCGCGACTACACAGATGTTCATCGGGTCACTTTCCTCTTCAGCCTGGACAGCAGGTGGCGCAGCCGCTTGCCCGCACCGGTTCTGATCTCCCACAGGGGCGCCGTCGTGATCACGAGCCGCCCCTTGGGGTTCTGGTTCGCCGCCACCCGGTACGGGACGGCCTGCCGCCAGCGGCGGGCCAGGGGCAACGGCTTCCCGTGGGTCTTCACGGGGATCTCGTACGTCGAGCCTGCCACGTCCACGTATACACGGACGCCGAGCTTCGCCTTCACGGCACCGACGGGAATTCGGCCACGCAGCGTCGTGGCCCGGCCGTCGTCGGTCGCACTGCGCGTGAACTCGCCTTCCGGCCGGGGAAGTTCGTGTCCCGCGGGCAGGCGGCGCGCACCGGGCTTGTCGGCGCTCTTCGGCATGGCGCCCTTGGCCAGGCGCACGGTCAGGGTGTCGGTGTCCCCCAGTACGCCGACCCGGGCCGTGACGACCAGGTGCAGATCGTCACCGGCCTGGTCCCACTGGGCGTCGACGAGCTCGGTCCCTTGGGCCAGTCGCCCGGACACGGCCTCGCCGACCAACTCGTAGTGCCGGTCGGGAAGCCCTGGTCGGGCGTTCCGGAAACCGGGGTACAGGGCGAAGGCCCGCCCGGCCTCGATACGGAACGGCGGGGCACCGGACTCTGCCTCTTCGGTGATGGCCCGCACCAGGTCGTCGACTGCACCGGCCTGTGCGAGGCAGATCCGCACCCGCCGTTTGACGTCCAGGGAGTCCCTCAGCTCGTCGGTGAGGTAGTCGTCGGCGAGCGCCGCGATCCCGTCACAGACCTCGCGCCGGGTCTCGGCGTCCAGGGCCGGGAAGTCGTCCTGGACGAGCTTCGCGAGCTCCCAGGTGAAGTGACGCTTGAAGAGCGCGTCCCGCTGCGGGCCCGCGGGCACGAGGGAGGCCGCGTGCTTCATGATCGAAGTCGTGCAGCGCAACCGGGACAGGTGGTTCGCCCGATAGGTGATGTTGCTGGCGTCACCGCGCTTCACCGCGTAGTAGTACGTGTAGTCGGCGAGGACGGAGATCTTCCTCGCCCGGACGCATGCCTCGATGGTGAAGGGCTGGTCGCTCCCGACCGGGAGGTCCTCGGGAAAGCGCAGTCCGTGTTCCTCGACCAGCGCACGCCTGAAGAGCTTGGTGTTCGCCAGCGCGAAGGGGAGCGCCGAGTCGTACAGGCTTACGTCCGGGTCGCTCTTCTTGAAGAGCGCCTGGTGGACGTAACGGCCGTTGGTACCGACCATCTTCCCCACGACCACGTCGGAGCCGTGCTCGTCCGCACACGCCACCATGCGTTCCAGCGCCTCTGAGCCGAGGTAGTCGTCCGAGCCGATGAAGTACACGTAACGGCCGGTCGCCACTTCGAGCGCACGGTTGCTCGGCGCCGCCGGACCGCCCGAGTTCTCCTGGTGGATCACCCTGACGATGCCGGGGTACTTCGCGGCGAAGCGGTCGAGTTCCTCGCCGCTCTCATCGGTCGATCCGTCGTCCACCGCGATCACTTCGAGCCGGTCCGTACCGATGCTCTGTCCCACAAGTGAGTTCAGGCATTCGGTGAGGTACGGCATCGTGTTGTACACGGCGACGACGACAGTGACATCGGGGTCGGTCAATTGGCCACGCCCTCGGACGATGACTCTCTTGCGTCCAGGTGAACCGAGCGCCCGGTCGTGGCGGACTCGAGAACCGCCGCCGCCACCTCGACGGTACGCAACCCCTGACGCAGCGTGCAGATATCGGCCGACTCACCCCGCACCGCGTCCCTGAAGAGCTCGTGCTCGACCAGCAGCGGCTCGCGCTTCGGGATCGCGTAGCGGATCATGTCGCCCTCGGAGACACCGCGGAACGCGCGCAGCGCCTCCCATTCGGTGGTCACCGCCGCGTTCGAGTGGAACGTGAGGTCGGCGGTGAGCGTGTCGGCGATGTAGCAGCCGCGCTCTCCGGTGACCGAGGTGAAGCGCTCCTTGAGCGGACTCAGCCAGTTGACCAGGTGGTTGACCATGGTGCCGTCGGAGAGCTGACCCACCGCGGAGACCATGTCCTCGTGCGGGCGGCCGGACTTGGAGACGGTATGGGCCGCGATCGAGGTGTACGTCTGGCCGGTCACCCAGCCCGTCAGGTCGATGTCGTGCGTGGCGAGGTCCTTGACCACACCGACGTCCGCGATGCGGTGGGGGAAGGGACCCTGCCGACGGGTGACGACCTGGAAGACGTCGCCGAGCTCGCCGGCCTCAAGGCGGCTGCGCAGTGAGCGCAGGGCCGGGTTGCAGCGCTCGATGTGGCCGACGCCGGCCACCAGTCCGCGGGACTCGAAGGCCTCGACCAGGCGGCGGGCGCCTTCGACGGTGTCGGCCAGCGGCTTCTCGATCAGGGCGCAGACGCCCGCGTCGGCCAGCTGGAGGCCGACCTCTTCGTGCAGTGCGGTCGGGCAGGCCACGACCGCGTAGTCGATGCCGAGCGCGATGAGTTCCTCGACGGTCGAGAGGACCGGAGCGCCCTGCGCCCAGCCGTTCTTGTCGCCCATCGGGTCGACGACGCCGACGAGTTCCACGCCTTCGAGACCGGCGAGGACACGGGCGTGGTGGCGCCCCATGGAACCGAG includes:
- a CDS encoding nucleotide sugar dehydrogenase codes for the protein MNICVVALGKIGLPLAVQFAAKGHKVIGADVNEKVVELVNAATEPFPGEHDLDAKLKETVGAGLLSATSDTTAAVAASDAVVVVVPLFVDAEGTPDFGWMDSATKAIAAGLKPGTLVSYETTLPVGTTRTRWAPMLAEGSGLTPGRDFHLVFSPERVLTGRVFADLRRYPKLVGGIDEASSQRGVEFYEAVLDFDDREDLPRPNGVWDLGTAEASELAKLAETTYRDVNIGLANQFARFADKNDIDVKKVIEACNSQPYSHIHQPGIAVGGHCIPIYPRMYLWNDPEATVVRSAREANAAMPEYSVDLLAAAYGDLDGVGVLVLGAAYRGGVKETAFSGVFGVVEALKARGAVPFVSDPMYTAEELTAHGLVPHEGQTVTAAVLQADHAEYRELAAADLPDVRVLVDGRRTTDPANWAGVRRVVIGG
- a CDS encoding glycosyltransferase family 2 protein, which translates into the protein MTDPDVTVVVAVYNTMPYLTECLNSLVGQSIGTDRLEVIAVDDGSTDESGEELDRFAAKYPGIVRVIHQENSGGPAAPSNRALEVATGRYVYFIGSDDYLGSEALERMVACADEHGSDVVVGKMVGTNGRYVHQALFKKSDPDVSLYDSALPFALANTKLFRRALVEEHGLRFPEDLPVGSDQPFTIEACVRARKISVLADYTYYYAVKRGDASNITYRANHLSRLRCTTSIMKHAASLVPAGPQRDALFKRHFTWELAKLVQDDFPALDAETRREVCDGIAALADDYLTDELRDSLDVKRRVRICLAQAGAVDDLVRAITEEAESGAPPFRIEAGRAFALYPGFRNARPGLPDRHYELVGEAVSGRLAQGTELVDAQWDQAGDDLHLVVTARVGVLGDTDTLTVRLAKGAMPKSADKPGARRLPAGHELPRPEGEFTRSATDDGRATTLRGRIPVGAVKAKLGVRVYVDVAGSTYEIPVKTHGKPLPLARRWRQAVPYRVAANQNPKGRLVITTAPLWEIRTGAGKRLRHLLSRLKRKVTR
- a CDS encoding Gfo/Idh/MocA family protein, which codes for MTTAVLKAGLVGLGSMGRHHARVLAGLEGVELVGVVDPMGDKNGWAQGAPVLSTVEELIALGIDYAVVACPTALHEEVGLQLADAGVCALIEKPLADTVEGARRLVEAFESRGLVAGVGHIERCNPALRSLRSRLEAGELGDVFQVVTRRQGPFPHRIADVGVVKDLATHDIDLTGWVTGQTYTSIAAHTVSKSGRPHEDMVSAVGQLSDGTMVNHLVNWLSPLKERFTSVTGERGCYIADTLTADLTFHSNAAVTTEWEALRAFRGVSEGDMIRYAIPKREPLLVEHELFRDAVRGESADICTLRQGLRTVEVAAAVLESATTGRSVHLDARESSSEGVAN